Proteins found in one Hyla sarda isolate aHylSar1 chromosome 7, aHylSar1.hap1, whole genome shotgun sequence genomic segment:
- the LOC130283220 gene encoding multiple epidermal growth factor-like domains protein 6, translated as MSDILIRQSTDCKRRQKRGHFGLNGSQVKVVKCPGDDGGACPNNGACPNNGACPNNGACPNNGACPNNGACPNNGACPNNGACPNNGACPNNGACPNNGACPNNGACPNNGACPNNGACPNNGACPNNGACPNNKTCPNNGACPNNGACPNNGAYPNNKACPNNGACPNNGACPNNEACPNNGACPNNGACPNNGACPNNKACPNNGACPNNGACPNNGACPNNGACPNNGACPNNGACPNNGACPNNGACPNNGACPHNKACPNNGACPNSGTCPNNGACPNNGACPNNGACPNNGACPNNKACPNNGACPNNGACPNNGACLNNGACPNNKTCPNNGACPNNGACPNNGAYPNNKAYPNNKACPNNGACPNNGACPNNGACPNNGACPNNGACPNNGACPNNKTCPNNGACPNNGACPNNEACPNNGAYPNNKACPNNGACPNNGACPNNKACPNNGACPNNKACPNNGACPNNKACPNNGACPNNGACPNNGACPNNGACPNNGACPNNGACPNNGACPNNGACPNNGACPNNKACPNNGACPNSGTCPNNGACPNNGACPNNGACPNNGACPNNKACPNNGACPNNKACPNNGACPNNGACPNNKACPNNGACPDNGACPNNKACPNNGACPDNGACPKNGACPKNGACPNKGACPNNKACPNNKACPNNGACPNNGAYPNNGAYPNNGACPNYKACPNNGACPNNGAGPNNGACPNNAAFPNNGACPNNGAGPNNGACPNNAACPNNGAYPNNGAYPNNGACPNNKACPNNGACPNNGACPNNGACPNNVACPNNGACPNNGAGPNNGACPNNGACPNNGACPNNGACPNNAACPNNGACPNNGAYPNNGAYPNNGACPNNKACPNNGACPNNGACPNNKACPNDGASCPNNGACPNNKACPNNGACPNNGACPNNGACPNNEACPNNGACPNNGACPNNGACPNNGACPNNGTCPKNKVCPNNGACPNNGACPNNGACPNNGACPNNGACRNNGTCPKNKACPNNEACPNNGACANNGACPNNGACPNNGACPNNGACPNNGACPNNGACPNNGACPNNKACPNNGACPNNKACPNNGACPNNGACPNNGACPNNKACPNNGACPNNGACPNNGACPNNGACPNNGACPNNGACPNNGAGPNNGACPNNGACPNNGACPNNGACPNNGACPNNGTCPYNGTCPNNGACPNNGACPNNGVCPNNGACPNNGACPNNRAGPDNGACPNNGACPNNGACPNNGACPNNGACPIMEPALIMEPVLIMEPVLIMEPALIMEPALIMEPALIMEPALIMEHTL; from the exons GCCTGCCCTAATAATGGAGCCTGTCCTAATAATAAAACCTGTCCTAATAATGGAGCCTGCCCTAATAATGGAGCCTGCCCTAATAATGGAGCCTATCCTAATAATAAAGCCTGTCCTAATAATGGAGCCTGTCCTAATAATGGAGCCTGCCCTAATAATGAAGCCTGCCCTAATAATGGAGCCTGCCCTAATAATGGAGCCTGTCCTAATAATGGAGCCTGTCCTAATAATAAAGCCTGTCCTAATAATGGAGCCTGTCCTAATAATGGAGCCTGCCCTAATAATGGAGCCTGTCCTAATAATGGAGCCTGCCCTAATAATGGAGCCTGCCCTAATAATGGAGCCTGTCCTAATAATGGAGCCTGCCCTAATAATGGAGCCTGTCCTAATAATGGAGCCTGCCCTCATAATAAAGCCTGCCCTAATAATGGAGCCTGTCCTAATAGTGGAACCTGTCCTAATAATGGAGCCTGCCCTAATAATGGAGCCTGTCCTAATAATGGAGCCTGTCCTAATAATGGAGCCTGCCCTAATAATAAAGCCTGCCCTAATAATGGAGCCTGTCCTAATAATGGAGCCTGTCCTAATAATGGAGCCTGCCTTAATAATGGAGCCTGTCCTAATAATAAAACCTGTCCTAATAATGGAGCCTGCCCTAATAATGGAGCCTGCCCTAATAATGGAGCCTATCCTAATAATAAAGCCTATCCTAATAATAAAGCCTGCCCTAATAATGGAGCCTGCCCTAATAATGGAGCCTGTCCTAATAATGGAGCCTGTCCTAATAATGGAGCCTGCCCTAATAATGGAGCCTGCCCTAATAATGGAGCCTGTCCTAATAATAAAACCTGTCCTAATAATGGAGCCTGCCCTAATAATGGAGCCTGCCCTAATAATGAAGCCTGCCCTAATAATGGAGCCTATCCTAATAATAAAGCCTGTCCTAATAATGGAGCCTGTCCTAATAATGGAGCCTGTCCTAATAATAAAGCCTGTCCTAATAATGGAGCCTGTCCTAATAATAAAGCCTGTCCTAATAATGGAGCCTGTCCTAATAATAAAGCCTGTCCTAATAATGGAGCCTGTCCTAATAATGGAGCCTGCCCTAATAATGGAGCCTGTCCTAATAATGGAGCCTGCCCTAATAATGGAGCCTGCCCTAATAATGGAGCCTGCCCTAATAATGGAGCCTGCCCTAATAATGGAGCCTGTCCTAATAATGGAGCCTGCCCTAATAATAAAGCCTGCCCTAATAATGGAGCCTGTCCTAATAGTGGAACCTGTCCTAATAATGGAGCATGCCCTAATAATGGAGCCTGTCCTAATAATGGAGCCTGTCCTAATAATGGAGCCTGCCCTAATAATAAAGCCTGCCCTAATAATGGAGCCTGTCCTAATAATAAAGCCTGTCCTAATAATGGAGCCTGCCCTAATAATGGAGCCTGTCCTAATAATAAAGCCTGCCCTAATAATGGAGCCTGCCCTGATAATGGAGCCTGTCCTAATAATAAAGCCTGCCCTAATAATGGAGCCTGCCCTGATAATGGAGCCTGTCCTAAAAATGGAGCCTGCCCTAAAAATGGAGCCTGCCCTAATAAGGGAGCCTGCCCTAATAATAAAGCCTGCCCTAATAATAAAGCCTGCCCTAATAATGGAGCCTGCCCTAATAATGGAGCCTACCCTAATAATGGAGCCTACCCTAATAATGGAGCCTGCCCTAATTATAAAGCCTGTCCTAATAATGGAGCCTGTCCTAATAATGGAGCTGGTCCTAATAATGGAGCCTGCCCTAATAATGCAGCCTTTCCTAATAATGGAGCCTGTCCTAATAATGGAGCTGGTCCTAATAATGGAGCCTGCCCCAATAATGCAGCCTGCCCTAATAATGGAGCCTACCCTAATAATGGAGCCTACCCTAATAATGGAGCCTGCCCTAATAATAAAGCCTGCCCTAATAATGGAGCCTGTCCCAATAATGGAGCCTGTCCTAATAATGGAGCCTGCCCTAATAATGTAGCCTGTCCTAATAATGGAGCCTGTCCTAATAATGGAGCTGGTCCTAATAATGGAGCCTGCCCTAATAATGGAGCCTGTCCTAATAATGGAGCCTGCCCTAATAATGGAGCCTGTCCCAATAATGCAGCCTGCCCTAATAATGGAGCATGCCCTAATAATGGAGCCTACCCTAATAATGGAGCCTACCCTAATAATGGAGCCTGCCCTAATAATAAAGCCTGCCCTAATAATGGAGCCTGCCCTAATAATGGAGCCTGCCCTAATAATAAAGCCTGTCCTAATGATGGAGCCT CCTGTCCTAATAATGGAGCCTGCCCTAATAATAAAGCCTGCCCTAATAATGGAGCCTGTCCTAATAATGGAGCCTGCCCTAATAATGGAGCCTGCCCTAATAATGAAGCCTGCCCTAATAATGGAGCCTGCCCTAATAATGGAGCCTGTCCTAATAATGGAGCCTGCCCTAATAATGGAGCCTGCCCTAATAATGGAACCTGCCCTAAAAATAAAGTCTGCCCCAATAATGGAGCCTGTCCTAATAATGGAGCCTGTCCTAATAATGGAGCCTGTCCTAATAATGGAGCCTGCCCTAATAATGGAGCCTGCCGTAATAATGGAACCTGCCCTAAAAATAAAGCCTGTCCTAATAATGAAGCCTGCCCTAATAATGGAGCCTGTGCTAATAATGGAGCCTGCCCTAATAATGGAGCCTGCCCTAATAATGGAGCCTGTCCTAATAATGGAGCCTGCCCTAATAATGGAGCCTGTCCTAATAATGGAGCCTGCCCTAATAATGGAGCCTGCCCTAATAATAAAGCCTGTCCTAATAATGGAGCCTGCCCTAATAATAAAGCCTGCCCTAATAATGGAGCCTGTCCTAATAATGGAGCCTGCCCTAATAATGGAGCCTGCCCTAATAATAAAGCCTGTCCTAATAATGGAGCCTGCCCTAATAATGGAGCCTGTCCTAATAATGGAGCCTGTCCTAATAATGGAGCCTGTCCTAATAATGGAGCCTGCCCTAATAATGGAGCCTGTCCTAATAATGGAGCCGGTCCTAATAATGGAGCCTGCCCTAATAATGGAGCCTGCCCTAACAATGGAGCCTGCCCAAATAATGGAGCCTGCCCTAATAATGGAGCCTGCCCTAATAATGGAACCTGCCCTTATAATGGAACCTGCCCTAATAATGGAGCCTGTCCTAATAATGGAGCCTGCCCTAATAATGGAGTCTGCCCTAATAATGGAGCCTGCCCTAATAATGGAGCCTGTCCTAATAACAGAGCTGGTCCTGATAATGGAGCCTGCCCTAATAATGGAGCCTGCCCTAATAATGGAGCCTGCCCTAATAATGGAGCCTGTCCTAATAATGGAGCCTGTCCTATAATGGAGCCTGCCCTAATAATGGAGCCTGTCCTAATAATGGAGCCTGTCCTAATAATGGAGCCTGCCCTAATAATGGAGCCTGCCCTAATAATGGAGCCTGCCCTAATAATGGAGCCTGCCCTAATAATGGAGCACACTTTGTAG